Proteins co-encoded in one Terriglobales bacterium genomic window:
- a CDS encoding tetratricopeptide repeat protein — MSNKSGSSSSSSSSWRKLSVLIILLFVSAVYLYVFPSPTLTYIAIVLLHAGLGILAALFLIPKIRHIFSPQNFKLHAGWMLITLGAGLGIVLLFTGTAHSHWNWMYAHIAFSVAGVAVLAARWVGSKGWLAGGNAMAAFRLALFLGLAAALGFGGLKIREGLWLSAHQISNPASPPISMDGEGDGPNGPFFPSSAQTAHKGKIPSNYFMESDACQRCHSDIFRQWSGSMHHFSSFNNQWYRKSVEYMQDVVGVKPSKWCAGCHDPALLYSGMFDTPIKQIVNRPEAQAGLGCMMCHSISQVKSTMGQGDFMLEYPKLHELAASKNPAIRWVHDYVVNLNPEPHRRVFLKPFMRTQTAEFCSSCHKVHLDIPVNHYRWIRGFNEYDNWQASGVSGFGARSFYYPPKPQQCADCHMPTVKSADAGAVNGFVHSHAFPGANTAVPTANEDPAQLKLTEDFMKGTVSVDIFAISAAPSKSGGAALPSSELATSFAVGEETETSTPQAGGGTVSPVSAPLNRINPTVRRGDTVLVDVVVRTRKVGHFFPGGTVDAYDTWLELKATDDKDRVIFWSGKVEDDGKGPVEKGAHFYRSLLVDAHGNAINKRNAWANRAVVYVRLIPPGAADTVHYRLKVPQYAGDKIKLHAQLCYRKFAWWNTQFSFAGVPDPKVSQPPTTPDYDDRSFVFTGDTSNVSGKLKHIPDLPIVALSEDEVMVTVLPANAVGTQPKIDLRAEDWTRWNDYGIGLFLQGDLKGAQQAFEQITKIDSGNPDGWVNLGRVAVQEGDMERARQVLEKALQLKPDLARANYFFARVLRTEGKYDEAVAHLNTMLAQYPHDRVARNDLGRLYFLQRKYSDAIAELQQVLSIDPEDLQAHYNLMLCYQGLGEAEKAKHEQTLYLRFKADESAQALTGTYRQLHPEDNNERQAIHVHDSVPLTPASIAPPPRTAGLQGLKRTGNGEVDLQKLSLPKGRK, encoded by the coding sequence GTGTCCAATAAGTCGGGTTCATCTTCGTCTTCATCTTCATCTTGGCGCAAGCTGTCGGTGCTGATCATTCTCCTGTTCGTCAGCGCCGTTTATCTTTATGTTTTTCCATCGCCTACGCTCACTTACATCGCGATCGTGTTGCTGCATGCGGGTCTTGGCATCCTTGCTGCTCTTTTCCTTATTCCGAAAATACGCCATATTTTTTCGCCACAAAACTTCAAGCTGCACGCTGGATGGATGCTCATCACCTTGGGCGCTGGGTTAGGAATTGTTCTTCTGTTTACAGGCACGGCGCATTCGCACTGGAACTGGATGTATGCGCACATCGCATTTTCCGTGGCGGGAGTTGCGGTTCTGGCCGCGCGCTGGGTGGGATCGAAGGGTTGGCTCGCAGGTGGAAATGCCATGGCGGCATTCCGTCTCGCGTTGTTTCTTGGTTTGGCTGCGGCTTTAGGTTTTGGTGGATTGAAGATACGCGAAGGACTCTGGCTGAGCGCTCACCAGATCAGCAATCCTGCATCACCGCCAATCAGCATGGATGGAGAAGGCGACGGTCCCAATGGCCCCTTCTTTCCCAGTTCGGCGCAAACCGCCCACAAAGGAAAAATTCCGAGCAACTACTTCATGGAGTCTGATGCCTGCCAGCGTTGCCACAGTGACATCTTTAGGCAATGGTCTGGCTCAATGCACCATTTTTCATCTTTTAACAATCAGTGGTACCGGAAGAGCGTTGAGTACATGCAAGACGTGGTTGGCGTGAAGCCCTCAAAATGGTGCGCCGGCTGTCATGATCCGGCACTGCTTTACAGCGGGATGTTTGATACTCCGATCAAGCAAATCGTGAACCGGCCAGAGGCGCAGGCAGGATTGGGCTGCATGATGTGCCATTCCATCTCTCAGGTGAAGAGCACCATGGGTCAAGGGGACTTCATGCTGGAATATCCAAAACTACATGAACTTGCCGCCAGCAAAAATCCGGCCATACGTTGGGTCCACGACTATGTAGTCAATTTGAATCCCGAGCCGCATCGCCGGGTGTTTTTGAAACCCTTCATGCGGACGCAGACGGCGGAGTTCTGTTCAAGTTGCCACAAAGTTCACCTGGATATCCCGGTGAACCACTATCGCTGGATTCGCGGCTTCAACGAATATGACAATTGGCAAGCCAGCGGAGTCTCAGGGTTTGGGGCCCGTTCGTTTTATTATCCGCCCAAGCCCCAGCAGTGCGCTGACTGCCACATGCCGACGGTGAAATCAGCCGACGCCGGCGCAGTCAATGGGTTTGTACATTCGCATGCTTTTCCAGGCGCCAATACCGCTGTGCCGACTGCGAATGAAGATCCCGCACAGCTCAAACTCACGGAAGACTTTATGAAAGGCACGGTCTCCGTGGACATTTTTGCCATCTCTGCCGCTCCCTCAAAAAGCGGAGGAGCAGCGCTTCCATCCTCGGAGTTGGCCACCTCATTCGCGGTCGGCGAGGAAACCGAGACCTCCACACCCCAGGCCGGTGGGGGAACGGTATCGCCGGTTAGCGCTCCTCTGAACCGGATTAATCCGACAGTCCGGCGCGGAGATACGGTTTTGGTCGATGTGGTTGTGCGTACCCGCAAAGTCGGCCACTTCTTCCCCGGAGGCACGGTGGATGCCTATGACACCTGGCTGGAGTTGAAGGCAACCGACGATAAAGATCGAGTTATTTTCTGGAGCGGAAAGGTCGAAGACGATGGAAAGGGTCCGGTGGAAAAGGGCGCACACTTCTACCGCTCGCTCCTGGTGGATGCGCACGGCAACGCCATCAACAAACGCAATGCCTGGGCAAACCGCGCTGTGGTTTATGTCCGCTTGATCCCACCCGGGGCGGCTGATACGGTCCACTACCGTTTGAAGGTCCCGCAATATGCCGGCGACAAGATTAAACTTCACGCCCAGCTCTGCTACCGAAAATTTGCCTGGTGGAATACACAGTTTTCTTTTGCCGGTGTACCCGATCCCAAAGTATCGCAGCCGCCAACGACACCTGACTATGATGACCGGAGCTTTGTTTTCACAGGTGATACTTCGAACGTTTCCGGCAAGCTCAAGCACATTCCCGATTTGCCCATTGTCGCCCTTTCGGAAGACGAGGTCATGGTGACAGTATTGCCAGCGAACGCTGTCGGTACGCAACCCAAGATTGACTTGCGAGCCGAGGATTGGACACGCTGGAATGACTATGGCATTGGCTTGTTCCTGCAAGGCGATCTCAAGGGCGCGCAACAGGCCTTTGAACAAATAACAAAAATCGATTCAGGCAACCCGGACGGATGGGTCAATCTAGGCCGCGTAGCAGTTCAGGAAGGCGACATGGAGCGCGCCCGCCAGGTCCTGGAAAAGGCGCTGCAACTCAAACCCGATCTGGCACGTGCTAACTACTTCTTTGCCCGCGTATTGCGCACCGAAGGCAAATACGACGAAGCCGTTGCTCATTTGAATACTATGCTGGCGCAATATCCGCATGACCGCGTTGCACGCAATGACCTGGGCAGACTCTACTTCCTGCAGCGCAAGTACAGTGATGCCATTGCTGAGTTGCAACAGGTGCTCAGCATTGATCCTGAGGACCTTCAGGCACACTACAATCTCATGCTCTGCTACCAGGGCTTGGGCGAAGCAGAGAAAGCAAAGCATGAGCAGACGCTTTATTTGCGCTTTAAGGCCGATGAATCCGCCCAAGCTCTTACCGGCACATACCGGCAGCTTCATCCTGAGGATAACAACGAACGTCAGGCGATCCACGTGCACGACTCGGTCCCATTAACGCCTGCAAGCATCGCGCCTCCGCCTCGTACCGCGGGACTTCAGGGCTTAAAACGAACAGGCAATGGAGAGGTTGACCTGCAAAAACTCTCACTCCCCAAAGGAAGAAAATGA